TTTAGAGACTTTATCAGCACCTTTAACGTTCTTTTGCTTTCTGCTATATCTTTTTTTAATTTACCCAATACACCTTTTTCAATTAAATCCAAATCCCCTGCTGATAATATTTGCGTTTCCAGTTCGCAAACAGAACCATAAAATATATAAAGCATCCTAATGTAATCCAGGGTTGTCTTTCTTCCTTTCACTCGAACCCTTGAATCCTTGTACCCTTCTTTGTAGTTTTTAGCATTTCACTCGAATCCTTGAATCCTTGACCCCTTGACCCCTCTGGTATTAATTATAGATAACGCACTTATTTTGCCTTAATTAACTTCAACTAATCGGGAGATGATCCAGATTTATTAGATTTTTTATTCTGATAGAAACGGAGGAAAATTTTCTGTCTTGACTGTTTTCAGGTCGGGAAGGATCCAGAAAGCGGATGAATCGGGAAACTTGTTTCTTATAAGCTCTTCCCCTTTTTTCGGTCCCGTAATAAAGAGGGTGGTTGCCAGGGCATCTGCCAGTTCCGCACTTGGGGCAACGACAGTGACGCTTATGCTTTTAATGGCCGAACTCATTTTTTGGGGATCGATAATATGGTGTTCTCTCTTGGTTTGTTCAATTGAATATGAGTATTGACGATAATCACCAGACGTACAGACAGCCATGTTTCTGATAGGAATAACACCTGACAGTCCTTCCACCCGGGGATGTTCGATACCTATATTCCAGGTTTTATCGCCGAAACAGAAGAGATCCCCGCCTGCTTCGACAATACCGGCAGAAACACCATTCTTTTTTATTGCCTCAACCGCCTTGTCGATGATTGTACCTTTTGCCAATCCACCAAGATCAAGTGCCATTCCTTTTTTTGGCAGAAAAACTGTCCCATCCTCGGTGTTGAGCTGAATAAGGCGGTAATTGACGAGACTTTTTTTGTCTTTATAAGAATTACTGTAATATTCTGGTTCAATACTTATAGCCCCTACGGAAATGTCAAACACCCCACCACTTTTTTTGCTAAATGACAAGGTCCTCTGAATAAGCTTAAACACCTCTGGAGTGGCCCTAACGGGTTTTTCTCCTGCTGCACTATTTATCCTTCCTATCGAACCGGTTGGAGACCGGTGATTGATATCCTTTTCCAGCCTGTGGATGACTTCAAATGCACTATCTGCTGCCCGCTCGGCAACATTTCCGTCAGATGCTTTTAGAGTAAGCTGTATATAAGTTCCCATTGCCAGGGCGGCAAAACGGAATCGTTCTTTTGCGACAGCCCTGACTGGTCCTAAAAATGTCACTAATGAAAATACAAGTATAAGTGTAATTGCTACTGAGGAACCGATATAATCAAGGTGCCTGAACCGGAAGCGGATTATGTTCTTGGCAAAGCTTACACCCAGGGGAAGACACGAAATAACTCCTATTATCCCAATAACCCAGAAAGCCCCGGGTAATCCTTTGGTTTTAACGGCTAATCCTCCAAGAATGGGGCCGAAGATAAAACCAAGATTGGCAGCTCCATAGAAAATCCCCATAGTCTTGCCCTGTTCACTGCCAATATTTGCAGCCTCGGACATGGATGCCGGTATAGAAATTGCGGAACCAATACCAAGGAGAATCAAAAAAAGCATAATACCTGTTGGTGTCTGTGCTTTTACCATAAAAAGGAGAGAGAAAGCGCATATAAGCATTCCAACAAGGGTAAGGAAAATCTTGTTGAAACGATCTGCTAACCTCCCACTTAAAGGTAAAGCGAGACAGGTGACCAGAGTCGGCAATGAGAAAAACATCCCCAGGGTCAAGCTGTTGTAGGGAAGCCTCTCACCCATCAATATAGGCAAGAATGAAATTATTACCGCTATTCCCGCGGTCCTCCCGGCGACTGCCAGCAACAGGTTGAAAAACTCTCCACTCTTTTCAGCCGTTATGCCTAAAACAGGCTTCCGGCTATCCCTTTTTGACAGAGAAATGTCTCCCGGAAGAAAAATAATAAGTGTCAGCAGTGATGCCAGCATGCAAAGGAAGAGAGATATGATAATGAGAACGGGATTTTTGGGGTGATAGAGAAAGCCTCCAAGCAGGGGGCCACCGATAATGGCGGCGTAGAAAAAAGAGTTGTACAGGCCGAACAATTTTCCTCCGTATTCTTCGGAGGATTCTATCCCGATTACTGCCATGCTCACCGGTTTGATAATGCCGATAACCATGCCTAACCCCAATTGAACCATAAGTATCGGGACTGATGGAGAGAAATAAAGATATCCCAGAGGAATTAACGTGCCGAGCAGGATAGAAAAAATGAGAAGCGGCCGCGGGCCTGTCTTATCCGCCAGAACTCCGGCTAAGCAACCAACCAGTAATTTGGCAAGAAAATATCCTGTGAAGGTGGATCCGAGGCACACCCCTGTTATTCCAACATCTCTTGCCAGAAGAGGGAAGGAGAAAGAGAATGCACAAACACCAAGGGTGGAGAAAAATGTCATGAGGCATATAGCCCAGAATGACCGATCTCCACCCTTAATTTTTTTTACTGAAATCAATGATTTTAAAATCGTCAATGCTATTTGACGCGAGCCTTATCTAAAGCCTTGGCAACGGCTAATGCAACCGCATTGGATGTGACGGTAGCCTGTGCAATTGCATCCACGTCAACGGAATTGGCTTTTACAATGGACGCAGGATACTTGGTAAGGGCATCGGTGACTACCGCACCATATTTTTTATCTTCCACACTTTCCTTATGCGAAAGGATTTTAATCTCTTTTATTTTTGAGTCAGAGACCGTAACCTCAACCTCTATCGGGACCTTCTTGCTTTTGCCTTGTGCTGAGGCTTTGTACGTTCCAGCTTTGTACTTTGTAGAGACGACGAGCGCTTTATTTAAGGCCTTGGCAACAGCTAATGCAACCGCATTGGATGTGATGGTAGCCTTTGCAACCGCGTCAACATCAATAGAATTTGCTTTTACGATAGCCTCAGGAAACTTGGTAAGGGCCTCTGTGACTACCTCACCATATTTCTTGTCTTCTACACTTTCCTTATGTGAAAGGATTTTAATCTCTTTTATTTTTGAGGCATCGACTGTAACCTCAACCTCTATCGGGACCTTCTTGCTCTTGCCTTGTGCCGAGGCTTTGTAAGTTCCAGCTTTGTACATGCCTCCAAATGCCTGTCCAAAACCGAAAAGGATTACAACTGTCAAAGCCAGAATCGTCATTGAAGATAACTTCTTTTTCATACCAAATTCCCCCTTTTCTCTATTTTAATTTACATACTACGTCACACAAAGTATCTATCCAAACGTTATAGATAGTTTAGCTTGCCTCTTTAATGTCCTTATCATAACAGGTGAGACAGCAGTTCATGCACCTGTTTGCTTCTTTCAGGGCCTCTTCTTCCGTTATGGTCAGATCTACTTCTTCCACAGTATGAATCCTGGTCTTCGGATCAATTTGAGATAGCTTGATCCTTCCCTTCTTTTCGATACCGGAA
This region of Syntrophales bacterium genomic DNA includes:
- a CDS encoding four helix bundle protein; translation: MKGRKTTLDYIRMLYIFYGSVCELETQILSAGDLDLIEKGVLGKLKKDIAESKRTLKVLIKSL
- a CDS encoding MFS transporter — encoded protein: MISVKKIKGGDRSFWAICLMTFFSTLGVCAFSFSFPLLARDVGITGVCLGSTFTGYFLAKLLVGCLAGVLADKTGPRPLLIFSILLGTLIPLGYLYFSPSVPILMVQLGLGMVIGIIKPVSMAVIGIESSEEYGGKLFGLYNSFFYAAIIGGPLLGGFLYHPKNPVLIIISLFLCMLASLLTLIIFLPGDISLSKRDSRKPVLGITAEKSGEFFNLLLAVAGRTAGIAVIISFLPILMGERLPYNSLTLGMFFSLPTLVTCLALPLSGRLADRFNKIFLTLVGMLICAFSLLFMVKAQTPTGIMLFLILLGIGSAISIPASMSEAANIGSEQGKTMGIFYGAANLGFIFGPILGGLAVKTKGLPGAFWVIGIIGVISCLPLGVSFAKNIIRFRFRHLDYIGSSVAITLILVFSLVTFLGPVRAVAKERFRFAALAMGTYIQLTLKASDGNVAERAADSAFEVIHRLEKDINHRSPTGSIGRINSAAGEKPVRATPEVFKLIQRTLSFSKKSGGVFDISVGAISIEPEYYSNSYKDKKSLVNYRLIQLNTEDGTVFLPKKGMALDLGGLAKGTIIDKAVEAIKKNGVSAGIVEAGGDLFCFGDKTWNIGIEHPRVEGLSGVIPIRNMAVCTSGDYRQYSYSIEQTKREHHIIDPQKMSSAIKSISVTVVAPSAELADALATTLFITGPKKGEELIRNKFPDSSAFWILPDLKTVKTENFPPFLSE
- a CDS encoding FMN-binding protein — translated: MKKKLSSMTILALTVVILFGFGQAFGGMYKAGTYKASAQGKSKKVPIEVEVTVDASKIKEIKILSHKESVEDKKYGEVVTEALTKFPEAIVKANSIDVDAVAKATITSNAVALAVAKALNKALVVSTKYKAGTYKASAQGKSKKVPIEVEVTVSDSKIKEIKILSHKESVEDKKYGAVVTDALTKYPASIVKANSVDVDAIAQATVTSNAVALAVAKALDKARVK